A genomic region of Dunckerocampus dactyliophorus isolate RoL2022-P2 chromosome 10, RoL_Ddac_1.1, whole genome shotgun sequence contains the following coding sequences:
- the myoc gene encoding myocilin: MFLLLCLVGLLAQGDAQDRAALWRGNDRSGRCHYTFTVASPAEASCPQTGSPEVEGLKARLSLLEALVSRLTGATTQAGGRSQSELQETLTRTVGERNLLQGEKERLERELGGLQHRMEETLREMERLRNRPCPPQSPMVPPRAGGSSPVSHLMARPNRQGDSSSLRDSAWQQGHAGFQELKAEVTEVPAPEEYTGCGVLVSVAEPVTHRKADSIAGKYGVWMQDSEAVAPYGPNMAWRIDTIGSDVRQMFGYEDMEQLSKGFPTKVLLLPEPLESTGATLYRGSLYYQRRRSRTLIRFDLASESVAARRDLPHAGFHGQFPYSWGGYTDIDLAVDEQGLWAVYSTSKAKGAIVLSQLDPHSLEVKKSWETNIRKNSVANAFVICGRLYTVGSYTAPNTTVNYMYDTETNQGKAVAIPFRNKYRYNSMIDYNPAQKKLFAWDNFHIVSYDLQLGRPMAV, from the exons ATGTTCCTCCTGCTCTGCCTTGTGGGGCTTCTGGCCCAAGGGGACGCTCAGGACCGCGCTGCCCTCTGGAGGGGGAACGACCGTAGCGGGCGATGCCACTACACCTTCACCGTGGCCAGCCCCGCTGAGGCCAGCTGCCCGCAGACTGGAAGCCCAGAGGTGGAGGGCCTCAAGGCCAGACTCTCCCTGCTGGAGGCGCTGGTGTCCAGGCTCACTGGCGCCACCACCCAGGCTGGAGGCCGGAGCCAGTCCGAACTTCAGGAGACGCTGACCCGCACGGTGGGCGAGAGGAACCTGCTGCAGGGGGAGAAGGAACGCCTGGAGAGGGAGCTGGGCGGGCTTCAGCACCGCATGGAGGAGACGTTGAGGGAGATGGAGAGACTGCGGAACAGACCCTGCCCACCTCAGAGCCCCATGGTGCCGCCCAGGGCTGGAG GGTCGAGCCCCGTGTCTCACCTGATGGCGCGTCCCAACAGGCAAGGTGACAGTAGCAGTCTGAGAG ACTCGGCATGGCAGCAGGGACACGCCGGCTTCCAGGAGCTCAAGGCCGAGGTGACCGAGGTCCCCGCTCCTGAGGAGTACACAG GTTGTGGCGTGCTGGTGTCAGTGGCTGAGCCTGTCACTCACAGGAAAGCTGACAGCATCGCGGGAAAATACGGTGTCTGGATGCAGGACTCTGAGGCCGTGGCCCCGTACGGGCCCAACATGGCGTGGCGCATCGACACCATCGGCTCTGACGTCAGGCAGATGTTTGGATACGAGGACATGGAGCAGCTCTCTAAGGGCTTCCCCACCAAG GTTCTGCTGCTGCCGGAGCCGCTGGAGAGCACGGGCGCCACACTGTACCGAGGCTCCCTGTACTACCAGAGGCGCCGCAGCCGCACACTCATCCGCTTCGACTTGGCGTCCGAGAGTGTGGCGGCCCGCCGTGACCTCCCCCACGCCGGCTTTCACGGTCAGTTCCCCTACTCGTGGGGGGGCTACACCGACATCGACCTGGCCGTGGATGAGCAGGGCCTGTGGGCCGTCTACTCCACCAGCAAGGCTAAGGGCGCTATCGTGCTGTCACAGCTGGACCCCCACAGCCTGGAGGTGAAGAAGAGCTGGGAGACCAACATCAGGAAGAACTCGGTGGCCAACGCCTTCGTCATCTGTGGGCGGCTGTACACGGTGGGCAGCTACACAGCGCCCAACACCACCGTCAACTACATGTATGACACCGAGACGAACCAGGGCAAAGCGGTGGCCATCCCCTTCAGGAACAAGTACCGCTACAACAGCATGATCGACTATAACCCGGCCCAGAAGAAGCTGTTTGCCTGGGACAACTTCCACATAGTCTCTTACGACCTGCAGCTGGGACGCCCCATGGCTGTCTGA